A single window of Rana temporaria chromosome 1, aRanTem1.1, whole genome shotgun sequence DNA harbors:
- the RHOH gene encoding rho-related GTP-binding protein RhoH — protein sequence MNAIKCVLVGDSAVGKTALLVRFTSETFPDSYKPTVYENTGVDVFMDGNQISLGLWDTSGNDAFKSIRPISFQHADIVLLCFSVSNHTSFLNIRHKWIAEVKQHLPHIPVLVVATQTDQREMNNMRVPCISPEDGKQLAQDVRAKGYLECSALGNRGVQQVFECAVRTAINQAKKRARRKRFSVNECKII from the coding sequence ATGAATGCCATCAAATGTGTTCTGGTGGGCGATTCCGCTGTTGGGAAGACAGCACTTCTTGTTCGCTTCACCTCTGAGACATTTCCAGACTCCTACAAGCCAACAGTCTATGAAAATACAGGGGTGGATGTTTTCATGGACGGGAACCAGATCAGTCTTGGTCTTTGGGACACATCAGGCAATGACGCTTTTAAGAGCATCCGCCCAATTTCGTTCCAGCATGCAGACATTGTCTTATTGTGCTTCTCTGTTAGTAACCATACCTCATTTCTAAACATAAGGCACAAGTGGATAGCCGAGGTCAAGCAACATCTACCCCATATCCCTGTGCTGGTTGTGGCCACTCAGACTGACCAAAGGGAAATGAATAACATGCGTGTCCCCTGCATCAGCCCTGAGGATGGTAAGCAGTTAGCACAAGACGTTCGAGCCAAAGGATATTTAGAGTGCTCAGCTCTTGGCAACCGAGGAGTACAACAAGTGTTTGAATGTGCTGTGCGGACAGCAATCAACCAGGCCAAGAAAAGAGCAAGACGGAAACGATTCTCTGTCAATGAGTGCAAAATTATTTGA